AAACTGCTAAGTCCAAATAGCCATCTTTTACGCCAAAAGTAAAACGAAAAACCTCGGGCGCTAAACTTGAGCCCCCCATTCCCAAAAGCATGGCGTGAGTGTAGCCGGCTTCCCGGACCTCTTCCACAAAAGCTTCAATTTCGGCGATACTATCCATCATCCCCTTTGGACTAACAAGCCAGCCTAGTCGATTGCTGATCTCCGTCGGCTCCGGCTTCCAGACTGTGTGATCGAGATTCCATATTTTTTCAATGATTTGATTTTCTTTAAGCTCTTTTAAAGCGATTTTCACCCGCTGATCAAAAGTGCCGAGAGTTGCTTCAAAACCAGCTTGTTTAGAAAAAAGTTGTTGTTCCAAGTTGTCGCTCATACTTACTTTCCTAAAATTTTCTTTGTTCTTGCCACCACATTTTCGACAGTAAACCCATATTGCTTGAACAAATCTTGATGTGGTGCACTCGCTCCGAATTTCGAAATTCCTATAATATCGCCAGCCTCCCCGACCCAATCCCGCCAGCCAAAAGGAACCCCTGCTTCGACAGCAAGACGTGCTTTGACATTTGGCGGCAGCACTTCATTGCGATAGTCTTCCGACTGCTCTTGAAACAGCTCCCAGCTTGGCATGCTTACCACCCGGGCGTCGATTCCTTCCTGAGAAAGCTTTTCCTGCGCTTCTAAAATGAGCTGAACTTCCGAGCCGGATGCAATTAGCAGAACGTCCGGGGAATTTCCTTTTTCTTTCGATAAAATATAAGCGCCTTTCAGAACACCATCCGCACTCCCTGCCTCACTTCGGTCAAACGTCGGGACTTTCTGGCGCGTCAATACCAGAAGGGTCGGACCATCTTTTCTTGCGAGGGCAGCTCGCCACGCATAGGCGACTTCATTTGCATCTGCCGGTCGAATTAAGCAGAGATTGGGCATGGCCCGCAACGAAGCGAGGTGCTCGATCGGCTGGTGGGTCGGGCCGTCCTCGCCGAGACCGATGGAATCGTGAGTCATAACATAAATAACCGGCAGTCCCATCAAAGCGGCAAGCCGAATGGATGGTCTGGCATAATCGGTGAATATAAAGAAGGTCCCGACAAAAGCGCGAATGCCTCCGTGCAGTACCATTCCCGATGAACAGCCGCACATGGCATGCTCCCGTACCCCCCAGGCGATGTTGCGATTTTGGTACTGGCCTTTGGCAAAGTAGCCGGAGTTCTTCATCAGAGTATTGTTGGATGGCGCTAAGTCGGCGCTGCCCCCCAAAATCCAGGGGATTTTCTCGGCAAAAGCGTTGATGACTTTGCCCGAGGCCGACCGTGTGGCTATCGCACCGTCGGATGGTTGAAATTCCGGGATATCTTTGTCCCAGCCGGGCTTCAACGCTCCGCTCAAAGCCGATTCAAACTCCGCAGCTAATTCCGGAAATTCATTTTTATAAGCAGTGAAGCGCTCATTCCAATCCTTTTCTGATTCATCTCCTTTTTTTGACTGGCTCATTTGATTTGAAACTTCATCCGGCAGCAAAAAGCTTTCGTTTTCCGGCCAGCCGTAAGCTTTTTTTGTAAGCTTAACTTCATCTTCTCCCAAAGCCGAACCGTGCACTCCCGGCGTGTCCTGTTTATTGGGAGAGCCAAAGCCGATGTGGGAACGCAAAATAATCAGCGACGGTTTATCTTTGATCTGCTTCGCTTCCAGAAATGCCTTTTCAAGCGCTTCAATGTCATTGGCCTTTTCTCCCAAATCCTGCACATGCCAGTGATATCCCTCGAAGCGAAGTTTGGCATCATCGGAATAGCAAATCTCCGTCTCGCCTTCGATACTGATGTGGTTGTCGTCGTAGAGACAAATAAGTTTTCCGAGTCCCAGATGACCGGCAAGGGAAGCTGCTTCATGTGAGGCGCCTTCCATGAGATCGCCGTCGCTGCAAAAGACGTAAGTGTAGTGGTTAACCAAGTCATGCCCCGGACGATTAAAGACGGCGGCCAGATGGGCTTCTGCCATCGACATGCCCACTGCGTTCATGATTCCCTGTCCAAGCGGACCGGTGGTAGTTTCTACCCCGGGTGTCAAATGGACTTCCGGGTGCCCCGGGGTAAGGCTCCCCCATTGGCGGAAATTTTTAATTTCAGCGAGAGACAAGTCGTAGCCGGTCAAATGCAAAAGAGAATAAATGAGCATCGAGGCATGACCGCAGGAAAGCACAAAACGGTCGCGGTCAAACCATTTGGGATTCTGCGGATTGTGTTTCATCAAACGCGTCCACAGAACATAGGCCGCCGGCGCCAAAGCCATGGGCGCACCAGGATGCCCTGAGTTGGCTTTTTGCACAGCGTCGATGCTTAGCGTGCGGATTGTGTTGATACAAAGTTGGTCGAGTTCAGTCTGTTGTTGGTTCATTTCCTTTCTTTTACCTTCCTGAAAAAAGCGTAGTAATTTTTCCAACTTTTATTTGGATTTCATGCTTAGTGCTGCTATCAGATTCCTCACGGAGCCTGCACTGAACGAAGCCGAAGTGTTCGGAATAACATAATGGAGAAAATGTAGCGCAGCAACACTCACCAAATTCGGAATTTTTGTTTCACCCTAATCGCCGGCAAGAATCATGGTTAGTTTCAACCTGAGCGTTTTAGTTCAACGATGAAATCACCGTTAAAAGGTGATGAATAATTTGGGTTAACTCTCCGAAAGGTTTCTTCTGGAATACCTATATCAGCTAAATAAAGTTTGCCGATTTTATCGCTCAACAATCCGGTTTTGGGAAGAGCGAGTGTCATGGTCCAGGTCGCTTGGATATAGTCGCCGTGAGTTTCACCAGTCGTAGAATCCAATCCGGATGGGACATCGAGAGACAAAATTGGAGCATCGGACTCCCTCGCCCATTGCATCAATTTCTGTACGGTTCCTCGAGGAGCAGATTGCAAACCGTAACCAATCAAAGCATCCAAAACTAAATCAACATGTTGATATCGCAAATCCGAGATATCAACTTCTTCACCACATGTAAACTGAAAAACCTTTCGCTGGAACGCGGGCACTTCACTGAGACCCTCTGAATTAGCAAGACACAAGTAAACTTTGACATTACGATTTGCGAGATGCCGGGCAGCACAAACCCCTCCACCTCCATTTCCTCCACTTCCAGCCAACACTACGACTTTCGCCTTTTGCCAGCCTTTTCCTAAAAGTAAAATGGCAAGTGTTGCCAGATTCCGCCCTGCATTCTCCATCATCTGGTACAAATTGGGACCGGTTTCCTCAATGGCAATACGGTCAACTTCACGCATCTGCTCGGTTGTAAGTGCAGGAACTTCAACACCACTTTCTGTAAAAAACCGATTCAATTTTCAATAATCAATTTCAAGCAAGTTCAACTTTCCCTTTTTCCGAAACAATCCGCACGGGGCCGTTGCTAATCACTTTCGCCTGTTTACCAAAACTCAGCGTATCCATCGGGCAAACGGTGACACAAATCCCGCAGCCGATGCACGAGCTGGTTTCGTTATCCAGAACATTTTGCTTTAAAGCATAATTCATGACATCGATACCGACCTGACAATTACGAGAACATTCGTAGCAGCCGATACATTTGTCGTTTGCAACAATTTTAAACCGGCTCCATTTAAGTTTGGCAAACCACTTGGATTGCAAGTGCATCAACTTTGCCAATGGGCACCAGTATCGGCACCAGACTTTGCCACCAAAAAACGGGTACAAAGTCACGGGTAAAATTCCGACCAACCAGACGTCGGCATAAATGCGGTAAATATTGATGCCAAGTTCCGCCGACCCTCTAACTGCACCGTAGATATCCTTTACCAGCATCAGGACGGTAACCACAGCTGCAAAAATCAAAACTGCCATACTCATCCATTCCCATTTGATAGAGGCTTTGCCTTTTGGGGCCAGGTGCCGCCAGCGATCGCCAAAAGTTTCGGCCAGGCCGCCGCAGCCACAAATCCAGGAACAATAACGTTTGCCGAAAAAAAGCACAAAGACGGGAATAACAACAAAAGTGAGCAGCACTCCCCAGACGATCCAAATCTGGTGCGGGTCATAGAAAAAGGTGTAGAAAAAAAGCGGCCAGGCGTAAACGATGCCATAACTGCGCCACGCCTGCTCGGCAAATTGCGGATCACTTGCGAGCTTCTCGCCAACCCACTGGTGCTCGACAGCTGATTGAAAAAGATATTCCGGGATAAGGAAAAAGAAAATCCACTGGAAGCTGATCAGACTCACATAGCGCCATATTTGGAACTTGTCTTTGCGATCTAAACCCCAACGCTTAACCGCCTCTAAACCAAAAAATGTCATCAAAGTAGTGTAAATAATGGTATACCAAAACGACCACGGCCGGTTAAAAAAGGATAGAAATTTGTATCCCCAATTCTTATAAGGCCAGAACTCGTCACCCCCGCCGACTTTGGCGCCATAGATTGTGTACCAGACAAAGAAGGAAAATCCCAACCAGGCAAAGCGATCCCCTTTTATACCAAAACGAATCAAACCGGCCAGGGAGAGTGCCCAGATGAGCAGACCGAAC
This genomic interval from candidate division KSB1 bacterium contains the following:
- a CDS encoding NAD(P)-binding domain-containing protein; its protein translation is MPKQKSFLTQFRKKIIDILHSGSSQNERPFLKKHNESNIPGLFIIGDLAGAPVIKYAMAQGHDVIEHIATLPGAIGGGDGDLIDVVIIGGGAAGLNAALQAKERGMKSVVLEKEKIANTIENFPEGKWVYAEPDTQPAKGKLWLDGATKEDLIKKWHQIVDENKIDIRKEEGVDTVEKKDGIFHVKTSKGEYRSKRVVLATGQRGNPRKLNVPGEDQRHVYHRLYSPRKYKDENILVIGGGNSAIEAAVTLSEQNKVYLSYRKGEFGRIFKDNERELNEQIAAGKIEPIFHSEVTKFDEKEATLKINRGSSDETRNIQFDHAFCLIGADVPRRFLKSLGLKMENEWEGSLLRSAVLTLVGFIGLSIFGVKFGGSASFLGVNLSFLPEWFGLLIWALSLAGLIRFGIKGDRFAWLGFSFFVWYTIYGAKVGGGDEFWPYKNWGYKFLSFFNRPWSFWYTIIYTTLMTFFGLEAVKRWGLDRKDKFQIWRYVSLISFQWIFFFLIPEYLFQSAVEHQWVGEKLASDPQFAEQAWRSYGIVYAWPLFFYTFFYDPHQIWIVWGVLLTFVVIPVFVLFFGKRYCSWICGCGGLAETFGDRWRHLAPKGKASIKWEWMSMAVLIFAAVVTVLMLVKDIYGAVRGSAELGINIYRIYADVWLVGILPVTLYPFFGGKVWCRYWCPLAKLMHLQSKWFAKLKWSRFKIVANDKCIGCYECSRNCQVGIDVMNYALKQNVLDNETSSCIGCGICVTVCPMDTLSFGKQAKVISNGPVRIVSEKGKVELA
- the tkt gene encoding transketolase, producing the protein MNQQQTELDQLCINTIRTLSIDAVQKANSGHPGAPMALAPAAYVLWTRLMKHNPQNPKWFDRDRFVLSCGHASMLIYSLLHLTGYDLSLAEIKNFRQWGSLTPGHPEVHLTPGVETTTGPLGQGIMNAVGMSMAEAHLAAVFNRPGHDLVNHYTYVFCSDGDLMEGASHEAASLAGHLGLGKLICLYDDNHISIEGETEICYSDDAKLRFEGYHWHVQDLGEKANDIEALEKAFLEAKQIKDKPSLIILRSHIGFGSPNKQDTPGVHGSALGEDEVKLTKKAYGWPENESFLLPDEVSNQMSQSKKGDESEKDWNERFTAYKNEFPELAAEFESALSGALKPGWDKDIPEFQPSDGAIATRSASGKVINAFAEKIPWILGGSADLAPSNNTLMKNSGYFAKGQYQNRNIAWGVREHAMCGCSSGMVLHGGIRAFVGTFFIFTDYARPSIRLAALMGLPVIYVMTHDSIGLGEDGPTHQPIEHLASLRAMPNLCLIRPADANEVAYAWRAALARKDGPTLLVLTRQKVPTFDRSEAGSADGVLKGAYILSKEKGNSPDVLLIASGSEVQLILEAQEKLSQEGIDARVVSMPSWELFQEQSEDYRNEVLPPNVKARLAVEAGVPFGWRDWVGEAGDIIGISKFGASAPHQDLFKQYGFTVENVVARTKKILGK
- a CDS encoding NAD(P)H-hydrate epimerase → MREVDRIAIEETGPNLYQMMENAGRNLATLAILLLGKGWQKAKVVVLAGSGGNGGGGVCAARHLANRNVKVYLCLANSEGLSEVPAFQRKVFQFTCGEEVDISDLRYQHVDLVLDALIGYGLQSAPRGTVQKLMQWARESDAPILSLDVPSGLDSTTGETHGDYIQATWTMTLALPKTGLLSDKIGKLYLADIGIPEETFRRVNPNYSSPFNGDFIVELKRSG
- a CDS encoding transaldolase — its product is MSDNLEQQLFSKQAGFEATLGTFDQRVKIALKELKENQIIEKIWNLDHTVWKPEPTEISNRLGWLVSPKGMMDSIAEIEAFVEEVREAGYTHAMLLGMGGSSLAPEVFRFTFGVKDGYLDLAV